A genomic window from Methanobacterium sp. BRmetb2 includes:
- a CDS encoding carbon monoxide dehydrogenase — protein sequence MKIAITGKGGVGKTTLSSTLSCILSQTYKVFAIDADPDMNLASSLGIHEQITPISKMRDLIKDRTGAESGSSFGEVFKMNPKINDLPESLSIKYNENLKLLVMGTVDKGGEGCVCPASVLLKALMRHMILQKDEIVVLDMEAGIEHLGRRTSESVDLMIVVVEPSLKSVETAKRIKNLATDIGVKNITAVINKASNKAEEKFIHLKLDEIDIKVIGCIPLDSNIVRADMEGNPLINYPDSPAFKSIENIAESILSFKQ from the coding sequence ATGAAAATTGCAATAACGGGAAAAGGAGGGGTGGGTAAAACAACCCTTTCTAGTACTTTATCATGTATCTTGTCACAGACTTATAAAGTATTCGCTATAGATGCTGATCCAGACATGAACCTGGCATCAAGCCTGGGTATTCATGAACAAATCACACCTATTTCTAAAATGAGAGATCTTATAAAGGATAGAACTGGTGCAGAGTCGGGATCATCCTTCGGCGAAGTATTCAAGATGAATCCCAAAATAAATGACTTACCTGAATCATTATCAATTAAATATAACGAAAATTTGAAACTTCTGGTAATGGGGACCGTGGATAAAGGAGGAGAAGGATGTGTCTGCCCTGCTTCAGTGTTATTAAAAGCACTTATGAGACACATGATCCTCCAAAAGGATGAAATCGTGGTTCTGGATATGGAAGCAGGTATTGAACATTTGGGACGTAGAACATCTGAATCTGTAGATCTAATGATCGTGGTAGTAGAACCCAGCCTTAAATCAGTTGAAACTGCTAAAAGAATTAAAAATCTGGCAACCGATATTGGAGTTAAAAATATAACTGCCGTTATAAATAAAGCGTCTAATAAAGCAGAAGAAAAATTTATCCATTTAAAATTAGATGAAATAGACATTAAAGTAATTGGATGCATTCCTCTTGACAGTAATATTGTCAGGGCAGATATGGAAGGAAACCCTTTGATAAATTATCCAGATTCGCCTGCATTTAAGTCAATAGAAAATATTGCAGAAAGTATTTTAAGTTTTAAACAATGA